The following proteins are co-located in the Microcystis wesenbergii NRERC-220 genome:
- a CDS encoding urease accessory protein UreF codes for MLDQKELLCLLQLASPILPVGAYSYSEGLETLVEKGIIFNSATLNDWLERSLCQGSIRLETAVLVRVYRCFCQEDFTKLNYWDNWLSATRETAELRQQSWQMGRSLLNLLRELAPARDNLPEQANYATAFAIGASHWQIGEELAVLGYLHSWASNLINAGLRLIPLGQTLGQSLLIGLQPSLLTATADIISLADENLSSWSWGLSFASMNHETQYSRLFRS; via the coding sequence ATGCTCGATCAAAAAGAACTTTTGTGTTTATTACAATTGGCTAGTCCGATTTTACCCGTGGGGGCCTATAGTTATTCCGAAGGGCTAGAAACCCTCGTCGAAAAGGGGATTATCTTCAATAGTGCCACCTTGAATGATTGGTTAGAGCGATCGCTTTGTCAAGGCTCGATTCGCTTAGAAACGGCTGTTTTGGTAAGGGTATATCGTTGTTTTTGTCAAGAGGATTTTACAAAACTTAATTATTGGGATAATTGGTTATCGGCAACGCGGGAAACGGCCGAATTAAGACAACAAAGCTGGCAAATGGGGCGATCGCTGTTAAACCTATTGCGGGAGTTAGCACCGGCCAGAGATAATCTACCAGAACAGGCTAATTATGCCACCGCTTTTGCGATCGGGGCAAGTCATTGGCAAATTGGCGAAGAATTAGCGGTTTTAGGCTATTTACACAGTTGGGCAAGTAATTTAATCAATGCAGGATTGCGTTTAATTCCCCTAGGGCAAACCCTAGGACAATCCCTTCTGATCGGTTTACAGCCCAGTTTATTAACAGCAACAGCAGATATTATCAGTTTAGCCGATGAAAACCTGAGCAGTTGGAGTTGGGGGCTAAGTTTTGCCAGTATGAACCACGAAACCCAGTATAGTCGTCTATTTCGCAGTTAG
- a CDS encoding transposase yields MVAHGVNNQSRRAKLGGSKVFKCPECGHTLNRDFNGALGIMLKALSDKTFTVVKNGKLRRI; encoded by the coding sequence ATAGTTGCACACGGGGTTAATAATCAGTCTAGGAGAGCCAAACTAGGTGGCTCAAAAGTTTTTAAATGCCCTGAATGTGGACATACTTTAAATCGTGACTTTAATGGTGCTTTGGGGATTATGCTCAAAGCTTTGTCGGATAAGACCTTTACCGTTGTCAAAAATGGTAAGCTAAGACGCATTTAA
- the hpsU gene encoding hormogonium polysaccharide biosynthesis acetyltransferase HpsU: MSPEIRTDEEAWLDLRTYDQSWFDRGRSNPIILLWWLVQGILFPLSLHQMDSFRCAVLRLFGAKIGLGVKIRPTVRVTYPWKVAIGDYTWIGDDVVIYSLDNVTIGSHCVISQKCYLCTGSHDPSDRSFSLKTTPILIGNGTWIAADCFLAPGVKIGSNVVIGARSSVFADIPAQKVAWGSPCRPQYDRKMNSYSS; encoded by the coding sequence ATGTCCCCAGAAATCCGCACCGATGAGGAAGCGTGGCTAGATCTGCGTACCTACGATCAATCTTGGTTTGATCGCGGTCGTTCTAATCCAATTATCCTGCTTTGGTGGTTAGTACAGGGGATTCTTTTCCCCCTCAGTTTGCACCAGATGGATAGCTTTCGCTGCGCTGTTTTGCGGCTATTCGGGGCTAAAATCGGCCTTGGGGTGAAAATTCGCCCGACGGTAAGGGTTACTTATCCTTGGAAAGTGGCGATCGGAGATTATACTTGGATCGGCGATGATGTGGTGATTTATAGTTTAGATAACGTTACCATCGGCAGTCATTGTGTGATTTCTCAAAAATGCTATCTTTGCACTGGCAGTCACGATCCCAGCGATCGCTCTTTCAGCTTAAAAACGACTCCCATCCTCATCGGTAATGGTACTTGGATCGCGGCCGATTGTTTCTTGGCTCCGGGGGTAAAAATTGGCTCTAATGTTGTTATTGGGGCAAGAAGTAGCGTATTTGCCGATATTCCTGCTCAAAAGGTCGCTTGGGGCAGTCCCTGTCGTCCTCAATACGATAGAAAGATGAATTCTTATAGTAGTTAA
- a CDS encoding inositol monophosphatase family protein — METFWSQVLDFCYQATGQVGDRLLADFGKLQATNKADGTLVTAADRWSDGELRSLLARTFQDHGVLTEETTHIFPDQEWCWVVDPIDGTTNFTRGLPIWGISLGLLYRGTPVFGFVYLPCLKQSYYGYWYGETGLTGPLGAYCNGQPIHTSDDFPSKNHLFNLCARSTDLLKKPFPCKVRMIGVASYNLLLVADGTVLGGVEATPKVWDIAAVWAILQAADGVFISLGEKIFPLRVGENYRDRSYPCLAVARSNLAPVFLPLVGFLKDVA; from the coding sequence ATGGAAACTTTTTGGAGTCAGGTTTTAGACTTTTGTTATCAGGCTACTGGCCAGGTGGGCGATCGCCTACTAGCTGATTTTGGCAAATTACAGGCCACCAATAAAGCAGACGGGACTTTAGTGACGGCTGCCGACCGTTGGTCCGATGGCGAATTGCGATCGCTACTTGCCCGCACTTTCCAGGATCATGGAGTCTTAACCGAGGAAACTACCCATATTTTCCCGGATCAAGAATGGTGTTGGGTCGTGGATCCGATCGACGGCACGACTAATTTTACTCGCGGTCTTCCCATCTGGGGCATTTCCCTGGGACTTCTCTACCGGGGGACTCCCGTGTTCGGATTTGTTTATCTGCCCTGCCTGAAACAGTCCTATTATGGTTATTGGTACGGTGAGACGGGTTTAACCGGTCCGCTAGGGGCCTACTGCAACGGTCAACCGATTCACACCAGCGACGATTTTCCCAGCAAAAATCATCTGTTTAATCTCTGCGCTCGTAGTACAGATCTATTAAAAAAACCCTTTCCCTGCAAAGTGCGGATGATAGGAGTAGCTAGTTATAATCTGCTTTTGGTTGCCGATGGCACGGTTTTGGGAGGAGTGGAAGCAACCCCGAAAGTCTGGGATATTGCTGCGGTTTGGGCAATTCTACAGGCCGCGGACGGAGTATTTATCTCTTTAGGAGAAAAGATTTTTCCCTTGCGGGTAGGGGAAAATTATCGTGATCGATCCTATCCCTGTTTAGCCGTGGCTCGATCGAATTTAGCACCGGTTTTCTTGCCTTTAGTCGGTTTTCTCAAGGATGTTGCTTGA
- a CDS encoding DUF760 domain-containing protein has protein sequence MTFNPDFFPWETEEQNDNCLMQYLQQQHPETLERIAQSVSSEIKDIISQNVKGLVGMLPSEDFAVQITTDRENLANLLASAMMTGYFLGQVEKRHHLESILLATESIKLGKKPKID, from the coding sequence ATGACTTTTAATCCTGATTTTTTTCCCTGGGAAACCGAAGAACAAAACGATAACTGTCTGATGCAGTATCTCCAGCAGCAGCATCCTGAAACCCTTGAGAGAATAGCCCAATCGGTCAGTAGCGAAATTAAAGATATTATCTCGCAAAACGTCAAGGGATTGGTGGGAATGTTGCCCTCAGAGGATTTTGCGGTACAAATTACCACCGACCGCGAGAATTTGGCTAATCTTCTCGCTTCAGCGATGATGACAGGTTATTTCCTCGGTCAAGTGGAGAAGCGCCATCATTTAGAATCAATTTTGTTAGCTACAGAATCAATTAAATTGGGCAAAAAACCAAAAATAGATTAA
- a CDS encoding glycosyltransferase family 2 protein — protein sequence MFSQSEKIPVSVLIPAKNEESNLPACLESVARADEVFVVDSQSSDRSIEISTNYGANVVQFYFNGRWPKKKNWSLDNLPFRNEWVLIVDCDERITPELWDEIATVIQDPNYNGYYLNRRVFFLGQWIRYGGKYPDWNLRLLKHKSGRYENLNTEDIPNTGDNEVHEHVILDGKVGYLKNDMLHIDFRDIYHWLERHNRYSNWEARVYYNILTGNDESGTIGANLFGDAVQRKRFLKKIWVKLPFKPLLRFILFYFIRLGFLDGKAGYIYGRLLSQYEYQIGVKLYELRQFGGKLNVNAQANPPIKPSEPQPVEMIK from the coding sequence ATGTTTAGTCAATCAGAAAAAATTCCCGTTTCGGTGTTGATTCCCGCCAAAAACGAGGAATCTAACCTTCCCGCCTGTTTAGAGAGTGTTGCTAGGGCTGATGAAGTGTTTGTCGTCGATTCCCAAAGTAGCGATCGCTCGATCGAAATATCTACAAACTATGGGGCTAATGTAGTCCAATTCTATTTTAATGGTCGTTGGCCGAAAAAGAAAAACTGGTCCCTCGATAATCTGCCTTTTCGCAATGAATGGGTATTAATCGTCGATTGTGATGAGAGAATCACCCCCGAACTATGGGACGAAATCGCCACCGTGATCCAAGATCCCAACTATAACGGTTATTATCTCAATCGTCGCGTCTTCTTCCTCGGACAATGGATTCGTTATGGTGGCAAGTATCCCGACTGGAATCTGCGCTTATTGAAACATAAGTCGGGCAGATACGAGAATTTAAACACGGAAGATATCCCCAACACGGGAGATAACGAAGTTCACGAACACGTTATCCTCGATGGCAAGGTGGGATATCTGAAAAATGATATGCTGCACATCGATTTCCGCGATATCTATCATTGGTTAGAAAGACATAATCGTTATTCCAACTGGGAAGCGCGGGTTTATTACAATATTCTCACGGGTAATGACGAAAGCGGCACGATCGGAGCGAACCTGTTCGGTGATGCGGTGCAGAGAAAACGTTTTTTAAAGAAAATTTGGGTAAAACTGCCCTTTAAACCGCTGCTGCGCTTTATTCTCTTTTATTTTATCCGTCTCGGTTTCTTGGATGGCAAAGCTGGTTATATCTACGGTCGTCTTTTGAGTCAGTACGAATACCAAATAGGGGTTAAATTGTACGAATTACGGCAATTTGGCGGTAAATTAAACGTTAATGCCCAGGCTAATCCCCCGATTAAACCCTCGGAACCTCAACCGGTAGAAATGATTAAATAA
- a CDS encoding helix-turn-helix domain-containing protein: MAGVTSTVVKESAEELTQRLKEATTAREKDKLQVLYWLKQEKAPALKGIAESLGHHRNTVPSWLCKYREQGLEGMLERKKSKGRVRGLPEWAEKALEKHLKEEENGFKSYGEVQEWLAEKLGVEAEYHTVYQMTRYRLKAKLKVARPEHNKQDKKKGRNLKEPSKKT; the protein is encoded by the coding sequence ATGGCAGGAGTAACTTCAACAGTAGTCAAAGAAAGTGCAGAGGAATTAACTCAACGGCTCAAAGAAGCAACCACCGCCAGGGAAAAAGACAAACTGCAAGTGCTGTATTGGCTAAAACAAGAAAAAGCTCCCGCCCTCAAGGGGATAGCTGAAAGTTTAGGGCATCATAGAAACACAGTGCCAAGCTGGTTGTGTAAATATCGTGAGCAAGGCTTGGAGGGAATGTTAGAAAGGAAAAAATCAAAGGGTAGAGTGCGAGGGCTCCCAGAATGGGCGGAAAAGGCCTTAGAAAAGCACTTAAAAGAAGAAGAAAATGGATTTAAGAGCTATGGGGAAGTGCAGGAATGGTTAGCCGAAAAACTGGGAGTAGAAGCGGAGTATCACACAGTGTATCAAATGACGCGTTATCGTCTCAAGGCCAAATTGAAAGTAGCAAGACCGGAGCATAATAAACAGGATAAAAAAAAAGGGAGGAATTTAAAGGAACCCTCAAAGAAAACCTAG
- a CDS encoding NAD(P)-dependent oxidoreductase — protein MKVGFLGTGLMGTPMVERLLNQKIPVIAYNRTLEKLAPLQQLGAKTVSSPEQVIQEADCLILMLTNAAAIQEVLGLNSEQSNFNNRTIIQMGTIAPSESKQLRDQIVAKGGEYLEAPVLGSIPEAKNGTLLVMVGATEKQFHQWSNLLANFGQEPMLIGEVGTAAALKLALNQLIAALTSAFALSLAFLSQQGVDIEKFMTILRQSALYAPTFDKKLTRMLEENYANPNFPTKHLLKDVNLFLEESEKLDLTTFPLTGVQRLLEKALEMGFAEDDYSALYEALKKELSR, from the coding sequence ATGAAAGTTGGATTTTTGGGAACAGGATTAATGGGAACGCCGATGGTAGAAAGATTATTAAATCAGAAAATTCCTGTTATTGCCTATAATCGCACCTTAGAAAAATTAGCACCTTTACAGCAGTTGGGAGCCAAAACAGTTAGCTCTCCTGAGCAAGTCATTCAAGAGGCAGATTGTCTGATTTTAATGTTAACTAATGCCGCCGCTATCCAAGAGGTTTTAGGATTAAATTCCGAGCAATCCAACTTCAATAATCGTACTATTATTCAGATGGGAACCATTGCCCCTTCTGAAAGTAAACAACTGCGAGATCAAATTGTGGCTAAAGGGGGAGAATATCTAGAAGCACCCGTGTTAGGAAGTATTCCCGAAGCTAAAAATGGGACTCTCTTAGTTATGGTGGGAGCAACGGAGAAACAGTTCCATCAATGGTCAAATTTATTAGCAAATTTTGGACAAGAACCGATGTTAATCGGGGAAGTGGGAACCGCTGCGGCGTTAAAATTAGCTTTAAATCAATTAATTGCCGCTCTAACCAGTGCTTTTGCTTTGAGTTTAGCTTTTTTATCCCAGCAAGGAGTAGATATAGAAAAGTTCATGACTATCCTGCGTCAAAGTGCCTTATATGCGCCTACTTTTGACAAAAAATTAACTAGAATGTTAGAAGAAAATTATGCTAACCCTAATTTTCCCACTAAACATTTACTGAAAGATGTTAATCTCTTTTTAGAGGAATCGGAGAAGTTAGATTTAACCACTTTTCCCCTAACAGGAGTACAGCGCCTTCTTGAAAAAGCTTTAGAAATGGGATTCGCAGAGGACGATTATTCAGCTTTATATGAGGCACTGAAAAAAGAATTAAGTAGGTAG
- the scpB gene encoding SMC-Scp complex subunit ScpB: MRAEAHQEIRLATRLEAILYLKGQPVPLTEMVRLTNSDRLTVEDAMIELMSDYAHRDSALEVVETPLGYSLQLRSAYQNLIEDLIPAELGTGTLRTLAAIALKGPILQADLINLRGSTAYQQVQDLVERGFVRKRKQNEGRSYWLEVTDKFHQYFEVDNLREQGILEATDQE; encoded by the coding sequence TTGAGAGCGGAAGCCCACCAGGAGATCAGACTAGCTACCCGTCTAGAAGCAATACTTTACCTAAAAGGGCAGCCTGTCCCCTTAACCGAGATGGTGAGATTAACCAACAGCGATCGCTTGACGGTGGAAGATGCCATGATCGAGTTAATGTCCGATTATGCTCACCGGGATAGTGCCTTGGAAGTGGTGGAAACCCCCCTCGGTTATAGTTTACAATTGCGGTCAGCTTATCAGAATTTGATCGAAGACCTGATCCCGGCCGAATTAGGCACAGGAACCCTCCGCACTTTAGCAGCGATTGCGCTCAAAGGACCGATTTTGCAAGCGGATTTAATTAATTTACGGGGCAGTACGGCCTATCAACAGGTTCAGGACTTGGTAGAACGAGGATTTGTGAGAAAACGCAAGCAAAACGAAGGTAGATCCTACTGGTTAGAAGTAACCGATAAATTTCATCAATATTTCGAGGTTGACAATCTTAGGGAACAGGGTATTCTGGAAGCTACCGATCAGGAATAA
- a CDS encoding MogA/MoaB family molybdenum cofactor biosynthesis protein, giving the protein MTFIPHPDTTLLHLTCAVVTVSDTRTPETDRSGQIIQELLTRSGHDIGLYLIIPDQPLQIQAILPEISNQNQIKVLIFNGGTGIAPRDTTYDALVPLLRITLPGFGELFRYLSYQEIGSRAMASRAIAGVYQNLLVFSLPGSTNAVKLALEKLILPEISHLVKQLNG; this is encoded by the coding sequence ATGACCTTTATTCCCCATCCCGACACCACCCTCCTTCACCTTACCTGTGCCGTAGTCACGGTGAGCGATACTCGTACCCCAGAGACGGATAGGAGTGGCCAGATAATTCAAGAGTTACTAACTCGATCTGGTCATGATATCGGCCTATACTTAATTATCCCCGATCAACCCTTACAAATTCAAGCAATCTTACCAGAGATTAGCAATCAAAATCAGATAAAAGTCTTAATTTTCAATGGGGGTACAGGTATTGCTCCCAGAGACACCACATACGATGCTTTAGTACCTTTATTAAGGATCACTTTGCCCGGTTTTGGCGAATTATTTCGTTATCTCAGCTATCAGGAAATTGGCTCCCGTGCCATGGCATCGAGAGCAATAGCTGGGGTTTATCAAAACTTATTAGTCTTTTCTCTACCTGGTTCCACTAATGCCGTTAAATTAGCCCTAGAAAAACTGATTCTTCCCGAAATATCACATCTGGTTAAACAGCTAAATGGATAA
- a CDS encoding helix-turn-helix domain-containing protein, with the protein MTGIMSQLSPLQAEQIKEIGTYLRQKREESGLSIDDIAALTMIRVPMLEALETGNWQKLPELIYVKGFIKRYGDALKIDGKALADRLSPSAEQLAQEVTIPKTLPTKVTPLPKAEPAAPKVEPVKPEKPALETSPQPAKSTFFGMYLWLGLLAGIFCGIGYLFLRPPLSNPPAVTPSPSPIVSPAPVVPPALVASPSPPPQPKVPLSAQVTIEQAAWVRVIADGKKVHEGNLQPGTKQTWTAQKSLNIRSGNAGGVKISLNEKPAQLMGKAGQIGEITLTAPPLSDQ; encoded by the coding sequence ATGACTGGAATTATGAGTCAACTCAGTCCCCTACAAGCCGAACAAATCAAGGAAATCGGGACTTATTTACGTCAAAAACGAGAAGAAAGCGGCCTGAGCATAGACGATATCGCCGCCCTGACGATGATTAGAGTACCAATGCTAGAAGCGTTGGAAACGGGGAATTGGCAGAAATTACCAGAATTAATTTATGTCAAGGGATTTATCAAACGCTACGGTGATGCTCTAAAAATTGATGGTAAAGCTTTAGCCGATCGCTTGTCTCCTAGTGCGGAACAATTAGCTCAAGAGGTAACTATCCCGAAAACACTGCCCACAAAAGTTACCCCTCTCCCCAAGGCTGAACCCGCTGCCCCAAAAGTGGAACCGGTGAAACCAGAAAAACCAGCCCTGGAAACTAGCCCCCAACCGGCTAAATCAACCTTTTTCGGGATGTATCTCTGGCTAGGCTTGCTGGCGGGCATATTTTGCGGTATTGGCTATCTTTTCCTCCGTCCCCCTCTCTCTAACCCCCCTGCCGTTACTCCCTCTCCTTCCCCTATAGTTTCCCCCGCGCCGGTAGTCCCTCCCGCACTGGTAGCCTCTCCTTCCCCTCCTCCTCAGCCAAAAGTTCCCCTCTCAGCCCAGGTAACTATTGAACAGGCCGCTTGGGTAAGGGTAATTGCCGATGGCAAAAAAGTCCATGAAGGCAATCTCCAACCCGGGACTAAACAAACTTGGACAGCCCAAAAGAGTTTAAATATTCGATCGGGCAATGCTGGAGGTGTTAAAATCTCTCTTAACGAAAAACCTGCCCAATTAATGGGTAAAGCTGGTCAAATCGGCGAAATCACCCTAACTGCACCTCCTCTCAGTGATCAGTAA
- a CDS encoding dihem cytochrome c family protein produces MPSSGQVKSIFFLILFLLSILGGILLASLLKEPAIAQSPSSDTVLNRYQIGQQTYLENCATCHIAIPPSILPSQTWKKILENPNSHYGIRLKPIVGITQRLIWDYLSYSSRPLTQTTFVPLLIEQSTYVKVLHPRVNLPTPMGHTTCVTCHPNASRYDYQTLTPIWDDAA; encoded by the coding sequence ATGCCTTCCAGCGGTCAAGTGAAATCGATTTTTTTTCTTATCCTCTTTCTCCTCAGTATTCTAGGGGGTATTCTACTGGCTTCGCTACTTAAAGAACCAGCGATCGCGCAATCTCCCTCCTCGGATACAGTGCTGAATCGTTATCAAATTGGACAGCAAACCTATCTAGAAAATTGTGCCACTTGCCATATTGCCATTCCTCCCAGCATCCTACCCAGTCAAACTTGGAAAAAAATCCTAGAAAACCCTAATTCTCACTATGGTATCCGTTTAAAACCAATTGTTGGCATTACTCAGCGTCTTATCTGGGATTATCTCAGTTATTCTTCCCGCCCTCTTACCCAGACTACTTTCGTTCCCCTCTTAATTGAACAGTCCACCTATGTAAAGGTTTTGCATCCTAGGGTCAATTTACCCACTCCTATGGGTCATACCACCTGTGTCACCTGTCATCCCAACGCTTCCCGCTACGATTATCAAACCCTTACCCCCATCTGGGATGATGCAGCCTGA
- a CDS encoding ABC transporter ATP-binding protein, giving the protein MSFDTSSLSQRNDKAEVYQPVIIRLENVSKIYGSGETMVKALNNINLSLKKGEYCAIMGASGSGKSTAMNIIGCLDRPTSGSYYLENLDVSTLPDGDLAQIRNRKIGFVFQQFHLLPQMSALENVMLPMIYGGVSPQERKERAIAALTKVKLDNRLHNKPNQLSGGQQQRVAIARAIVNQPILLLADEPTGALDSKTTQEVMAIFSELNNSGITIVMVTHEADVARHSQRIIWFKDGEVVYPNLAPTDLHEVIG; this is encoded by the coding sequence ATGAGTTTTGATACTTCCTCTCTCAGCCAACGCAACGATAAAGCCGAAGTCTATCAGCCAGTAATTATTCGCCTCGAAAATGTATCTAAAATCTATGGCAGTGGCGAAACCATGGTTAAAGCCCTTAATAACATCAATTTAAGCCTCAAAAAAGGGGAATATTGCGCTATTATGGGGGCATCGGGTTCGGGAAAATCCACAGCCATGAATATTATCGGCTGTCTTGATCGTCCCACCTCGGGGTCTTATTATCTAGAAAATCTGGACGTTTCCACGCTGCCGGATGGGGATTTAGCTCAGATTCGCAATCGTAAAATCGGCTTTGTTTTCCAGCAATTCCATCTTTTACCCCAGATGAGTGCGCTAGAAAATGTCATGTTACCGATGATTTATGGTGGGGTTTCTCCCCAAGAAAGAAAGGAAAGAGCGATCGCTGCTTTAACGAAGGTAAAATTAGATAATCGACTGCACAATAAACCCAATCAATTATCGGGGGGACAACAGCAGCGCGTCGCTATTGCTAGGGCAATTGTCAATCAACCCATATTATTACTTGCCGATGAACCGACGGGGGCGCTGGACTCGAAAACTACCCAAGAGGTGATGGCTATTTTCTCGGAATTGAATAACAGTGGCATTACTATCGTGATGGTAACTCACGAGGCCGATGTGGCGCGTCACTCTCAGCGCATTATTTGGTTTAAGGATGGTGAAGTGGTTTATCCTAATCTCGCACCGACGGATTTACACGAGGTGATTGGGTAG
- the ndhD1 gene encoding photosynthetic/respiratory NAD(P)H-quinone oxidoreductase subunit D1 — protein MNLTNFPWLTAIILFPIVAALLVPIIPDKDGKTVRWFALTVGLIDFALIIYAFYTSYDFANPNLQLVESYQWLPEIDLRWSLGADGLSMPLIILTGFITTLAILAAWPVTFKPKLFYFLMLLMYGGQIAVFAVQDLLLFFLVWELELVPVYLILSIWGGKRRLYAATKFILYTAGGSLFILVAALTMAFYGDTVSFDMVTIAGKDFPLKLQLFLYAGFLIAYGVKLPIFPLHTWLPDAHGEATAPAHMLLAGILLKMGGYALLRMNMGMLPDAHAVFAPVLVILGVVNIIYAALTSFAQRNLKRKIAYSSISHMGFVLIGMASFTDIGTSGAMLQMISHGLIGASLFFMVGCTYDRTHTLMLDEMGGVGKKMKKVFAMWTTCSLASLALPGMSGFVAELMVFIGFATSDAYSPTFRVIIVFLAAIGVILTPIYLLSMLREILYGPENKELEEHHALVDAEPREVFIIASLLVPIIGIGLYPKVATTIYDATTNKLTALARNSVPSLVQQAKAKTPSFSLYSLKAPEI, from the coding sequence ATGAATCTAACGAACTTTCCTTGGTTAACTGCCATCATCCTTTTTCCCATCGTCGCCGCTTTATTAGTTCCCATAATTCCCGATAAAGACGGTAAAACCGTGAGATGGTTTGCTCTGACGGTGGGATTAATCGACTTTGCCCTAATTATCTACGCTTTCTATACCAGTTACGATTTCGCTAATCCCAATCTGCAATTAGTGGAAAGTTATCAATGGTTGCCCGAAATTGACCTAAGATGGTCCTTAGGAGCCGATGGCCTCTCCATGCCTCTGATTATCTTAACGGGATTTATCACCACTCTGGCTATCTTAGCGGCTTGGCCGGTGACTTTTAAACCGAAACTATTCTACTTCCTGATGCTGTTGATGTACGGGGGACAGATTGCGGTGTTTGCCGTACAGGATCTGTTACTGTTCTTCCTCGTCTGGGAATTAGAATTAGTCCCCGTCTATCTAATCCTCTCTATTTGGGGCGGTAAACGTCGTCTCTACGCAGCCACCAAATTTATCCTTTACACCGCCGGAGGCTCTCTCTTTATCCTTGTAGCGGCGCTGACGATGGCTTTTTATGGCGATACCGTCTCCTTTGACATGGTGACTATTGCTGGCAAGGATTTTCCCCTGAAACTGCAATTATTCCTCTACGCTGGTTTCCTGATTGCCTACGGGGTAAAACTGCCCATCTTCCCCCTCCATACTTGGCTACCGGATGCCCACGGCGAAGCCACTGCCCCTGCCCACATGTTACTAGCGGGAATTTTGCTGAAAATGGGTGGTTATGCGCTCTTAAGGATGAATATGGGGATGTTACCCGATGCTCACGCCGTTTTCGCCCCCGTTTTGGTGATTTTAGGGGTAGTTAATATTATCTACGCCGCCTTAACCTCCTTTGCCCAACGCAATCTTAAGCGCAAAATTGCCTATTCTTCCATCTCTCACATGGGATTTGTCCTGATTGGTATGGCTTCCTTTACCGATATTGGTACAAGCGGGGCGATGTTACAGATGATTTCCCACGGACTGATTGGGGCGAGTTTATTCTTTATGGTCGGTTGTACCTACGATCGCACCCATACCCTGATGTTAGACGAGATGGGCGGTGTCGGCAAGAAAATGAAGAAAGTTTTTGCTATGTGGACCACCTGTTCCCTTGCTTCCCTCGCTTTGCCCGGGATGAGCGGTTTTGTGGCGGAATTAATGGTATTTATCGGTTTTGCCACCAGTGATGCCTATAGTCCCACTTTCCGCGTCATCATCGTCTTTTTAGCGGCTATCGGTGTCATTCTCACCCCGATTTATCTCTTGTCCATGTTGCGAGAAATTCTCTATGGGCCGGAAAATAAGGAATTAGAAGAACACCATGCCCTCGTCGATGCGGAACCCCGGGAAGTCTTTATCATCGCTTCTCTATTAGTGCCAATTATCGGCATTGGACTCTATCCCAAAGTGGCTACGACGATTTACGATGCTACTACCAATAAATTAACCGCCCTAGCGCGTAATTCTGTCCCCAGTTTAGTGCAACAGGCAAAGGCAAAAACCCCCAGTTTCTCCCTTTATTCCCTAAAAGCACCCGAAATTTAA